The following proteins come from a genomic window of Mycosarcoma maydis chromosome 22, whole genome shotgun sequence:
- a CDS encoding uncharacterized protein (related to Protein esc1), giving the protein MAANHYPSSRPHPHLPPHLSPLPPLEPSAERHGYHYNAGRRGSTDPSLHASLAASASASFSHGASSGSSYASPSLFDAPRRRSVQIEPTVPSAHASPFASPGHSGLHSSRFMSQNNSPTPLIHSHSADDHHHASGTIAHPSLPTNASHDASETSRHGQIQSNYQFGSYPPPPNPEYRLDDKQSHPRIPHLSAPDGEGGGALIEGGGLLSESRRGSTSSLGASKHLLVDKDSKPYSRSPELRVSHKLAERKRRKEMKELFDDLRDQLPVDKGPKTSKWEILSKAVEHIAQLADEKNELLAELDLLRAQLGRPRSGGAAADSAGSAGSAGSAGSAGSAGGAASVTLENEQHSHLNSHRADYSHMSR; this is encoded by the coding sequence ATGGCGGCCAATCACTATCCCAGTTCGCGCCCACATCCGCACCTTCCTCCTCACCTCAGTCCGCTGCCACCACTCGAACCCTCAGCAGAGCGTCACGGATACCACTACAATGCCGGTCGTAGAGGCTCCACCGATCCCAGCCTGCATGCCTCGTTAGCCGCCTCGGCGAGCGCCAGCTTTTCCCATGGCGCTAGCTCGGGCTCGTCGTATGCCAGTCCTAGCCTCTTTGACGCCCCTAGGCGTCGCAGCGTCCAGATCGAGCCCACCGTGCCTTCGGCTCACGCTAGCCCCTTCGCTAGTCCAGGTCACTCGGGTCTCCACTCGTCTCGTTTTATGAGCCAGAACAACAGCCCCACCCCTCTTATCCACTCGCACTCTGCCGACGATCACCACCACGCGTCTGGTACGATCGCTCATCCGAGCCTGCCCACAAATGCATCGCACGACGCCTCCGAAACTTCTCGTCACGGCCAGATCCAATCCAACTACCAATTTGGCAGCTATCCTCCTCCACCCAACCCCGAGTATCGACTGGATGACAAGCAATCTCATCCGCGCATACCTCACCTCAGTGCTCCCGACGGCGAAGGAGGAGGTGCCCTGATCGAAGGCGGCGGTCTTCTCTCGGAATCTCGACGTGGTTCGACGAGCAGCCTAGGCGCCTCCAAGCATCTCTTGGTGGACAAGGACTCGAAGCCGTACAGTCGATCTCCCGAGCTTCGCGTCAGCCacaagcttgccgagcgAAAGCGTCGCAAGGAGATGAAGGAGCTCTTTGACGACCTGCGCGATCAGCTGCCCGTCGACAAAGGACCCAAGACGTCCAAGTGGGAGATCCTCAGCAAGGCGGTCGAACACATTGCTCAGCTCGCCGATGAGAAGAACGAGCTGCTGGCCGAGTTGGACCTTTTGAGGGCTCAGCTAGGACGTCCGCGCTccggtggtgctgctgctgattcGGCTGGTTCTGCTGGTTCTGCTGGTTCTGCTGGTTCTGCTGGCTctgctggtggcgctgctTCGGTGACACTTGAAAACGAGCAGCATTCACACTTGAATAGTCACCGAGCCGACTACAGCCACATGTCGCGTTGA